From the Paenibacillus sp. FSL H8-0548 genome, one window contains:
- a CDS encoding NAD-dependent epimerase/dehydratase family protein has product MNKATAEKKKILITAKNSYVGNSFANWVSANNNYSIDFISCRTDDWKRLSFSNYDVILHVAGIAHVDAKSNQEALYYKVNRDLTIELAKKAKLDGVRQFIFMSSMIVFGESNSKLPNVIVTKQTMPNPSGFYGDSKLQAEMGITSLQDESFNVVIIRPPMIYGKGSKGNFPKLVQLAKKTPIFPNIDNKRSMLYIDNLSEFIKLMIHNDEFGAFHPQNKEYVNTSEMVYKIASVYGKKIALTKLFNPLISSIGNKVNTVNKVFGTFTYEKEMSIYKESYWVSNLDDSILLTERSET; this is encoded by the coding sequence ATGAATAAAGCAACCGCAGAAAAAAAGAAAATACTTATTACAGCTAAAAACAGTTACGTCGGTAATTCATTTGCTAATTGGGTCAGTGCTAATAATAATTACTCAATTGACTTCATCTCCTGCCGTACGGATGACTGGAAACGTTTGTCGTTTTCTAATTATGATGTTATTTTACATGTTGCTGGTATTGCTCATGTCGATGCAAAGTCAAATCAAGAAGCCTTGTACTATAAGGTTAATCGAGATTTAACAATCGAACTGGCTAAGAAAGCTAAGCTAGATGGTGTTAGACAATTTATATTTATGAGCAGTATGATTGTTTTTGGTGAGAGTAATTCAAAATTACCAAATGTCATAGTAACAAAACAGACAATGCCTAATCCAAGTGGTTTTTATGGAGACAGCAAATTACAAGCTGAGATGGGTATAACGTCACTTCAAGATGAAAGCTTCAATGTCGTAATAATCCGTCCTCCAATGATTTATGGGAAAGGTTCAAAGGGCAATTTTCCGAAATTAGTTCAACTGGCTAAGAAAACTCCCATTTTTCCGAACATAGATAATAAGCGTAGTATGCTTTATATAGATAATCTTAGTGAGTTTATAAAACTAATGATACATAATGATGAGTTTGGTGCTTTCCATCCTCAGAATAAAGAATACGTAAATACATCAGAGATGGTTTATAAAATTGCTAGCGTCTATGGAAAAAAAATAGCTTTAACAAAGCTATTTAATCCATTAATAAGTAGCATTGGCAATAAAGTTAATACTGTAAACAAAGTATTTGGAACCTTTACATATGAAAAGGAAATGTCAATTTATAAAGAAAGTTATTGGGTGAGCAATCTAGATGACTCAATACTACTAACGGAGCGAAGTGAAACATGA
- a CDS encoding glycosyltransferase family 4 protein, with the protein MKKVLILVNHDVVIYNFRKELVERLLNDGYEVYISSPYGERIDDLKKLGCKYVEATIARHGTNPIEELKLLRYYKKIMKEIKPDIVLSYTIKPNIYGGMASASLNIPYIANITGLGTAVENDGIMQKVTVLLYKYAFRKISCLFFQNEENKQFFVNKNIAVGKHRLIPGSGVNLDHFTVLEYPPEDTIEFVFISRIMKEKGIDQYLEAAKYIREKYANTRFHIIGFCEEDYADRFRELKGIVGYHGMQRDIRSFLEKTHCTVHPTYYPEGMSNVLLESAASGRPIITTNRSGCREVVDEGINGLIVEQRNSRDLIEKIEKFISLNYDQRRKMGILGRRKMEHEFDRALVIEIYMEEINTLFC; encoded by the coding sequence ATGAAAAAAGTTCTGATATTGGTAAATCATGATGTTGTAATATACAACTTCAGAAAAGAGTTAGTTGAACGTCTATTAAATGATGGCTATGAGGTCTATATCTCTTCTCCCTACGGTGAACGTATAGATGATCTTAAAAAATTGGGATGTAAGTATGTGGAGGCAACAATAGCAAGGCACGGGACTAATCCAATAGAGGAACTTAAATTACTACGATACTACAAAAAAATAATGAAGGAAATAAAACCGGATATTGTTCTTTCCTACACAATTAAGCCTAATATTTATGGTGGAATGGCATCTGCTTCATTGAATATTCCTTATATAGCAAATATAACTGGTCTTGGAACAGCAGTTGAAAATGATGGAATTATGCAGAAGGTAACAGTTCTTCTCTATAAATATGCTTTTAGAAAAATTAGTTGTTTGTTTTTTCAGAACGAGGAAAACAAACAGTTTTTTGTTAACAAAAATATAGCCGTAGGTAAGCATAGACTAATTCCAGGCTCGGGGGTTAACTTAGACCATTTTACTGTATTAGAGTACCCACCTGAAGATACGATAGAGTTTGTATTTATATCGAGAATTATGAAGGAAAAAGGGATAGATCAGTATTTAGAGGCAGCTAAATATATTAGGGAGAAATATGCAAATACAAGATTTCATATTATTGGATTTTGCGAAGAGGATTATGCGGACAGATTTAGGGAATTGAAAGGTATAGTTGGGTATCATGGTATGCAAAGAGACATAAGAAGCTTTCTAGAAAAGACACATTGTACTGTTCATCCAACATATTATCCCGAGGGAATGTCAAATGTTTTGCTGGAGAGTGCAGCGAGTGGTAGGCCGATTATAACAACTAATAGAAGCGGATGTCGAGAAGTAGTTGATGAGGGTATAAATGGTCTTATCGTGGAGCAAAGGAATAGTAGAGATCTAATTGAAAAGATCGAAAAGTTTATTAGTTTAAACTACGATCAAAGAAGAAAAATGGGGATATTAGGTAGACGCAAAATGGAACACGAGTTTGATAGGGCATTAGTAATTGAGATATATATGGAAGAAATTAATACATTATTTTGTTAA
- a CDS encoding sugar transferase has protein sequence MYLKFKRIIDFLLSLIGLVVLAPIFLALITAIKLDSKGPVLFKQKRIGINKKHFYILKFRTMRVDTPKDTPTHLLSNSEQYITSVGKFLRKTSLDEIPQILNILAGEMSIIGPRPALWNQYDLIAERDKYGANDIIPGLTGWAQINGRDELPIEVKSRLDGEYVEKMGLVMDTKCFFGTIVSVLKSDGVVEGGTGNVARKSELGS, from the coding sequence ATATATCTAAAATTCAAACGAATAATTGATTTTCTCTTATCCCTTATAGGCTTAGTTGTACTAGCTCCTATCTTCTTGGCACTTATTACAGCGATAAAACTGGACTCTAAAGGTCCAGTCCTGTTTAAACAAAAGCGAATAGGTATCAATAAAAAGCACTTCTACATTTTGAAATTTCGAACCATGCGAGTTGACACGCCTAAGGATACCCCAACACATTTACTTTCGAATTCTGAACAATACATAACTAGTGTTGGAAAATTCCTTAGAAAAACCTCTCTTGATGAAATACCTCAAATATTGAATATTTTGGCTGGAGAAATGTCGATTATAGGGCCACGTCCGGCTCTTTGGAATCAATATGACTTGATCGCTGAGAGGGACAAATATGGAGCCAACGACATAATTCCAGGGTTGACAGGCTGGGCACAGATTAATGGTAGAGATGAGCTGCCTATTGAGGTCAAATCAAGGCTAGATGGCGAATATGTAGAAAAAATGGGCTTAGTTATGGATACGAAGTGTTTCTTCGGAACGATAGTAAGTGTCTTAAAGAGTGATGGTGTAGTCGAGGGTGGGACAGGCAACGTAGCTAGAAAGAGTGAGCTAGGAAGCTAA